Proteins encoded within one genomic window of Deltaproteobacteria bacterium:
- a CDS encoding PAS domain S-box protein: MVRLLKLSIRQKLVITLLAISLLPLLVIGVWGYKKARASIEQSTYQNLSAFSHFKAEAVMLLIDTLKTRATDFASDGFVRDHLRSITESLVNPIQIDSSRLLLSAHLAKNSLALAKNLIAIDVIDHQGVVISSTIPIRSGLPLAPDIPYRHVNNEAYVAEMRSLGVDEEGFSSRQSSTLVIAVPIYSREQPIKNLGVMALYYDSRILDAVLGSGSSHSNRPNRISATGMTYVVNRDGELVTGRTLSSEDRALDKLAMPPVKEFIERNRETSGTWMNARQVLVVGASAIIELNNAKWVLITQQDHSEALRPIEQLRLLTLFVSLATILISTALALLAAKNISNPVVGLTRAADRVAAGDLSTTVDIKGDDEIAHLGEVFNKMTASLKQSQEYLKENARRLHLQSSALGAAANLIVITNSKGEIQWVNRAFVDTTGYSNEEAKGQTMRLIKSGAHDQAFYERLWTTIASGETWHSEVINRRKDGSLYYADATITPVRDEQGRIMSYVAISQDITTRKFNEVQLNEQKELLVKVNAELDQFVYTASHDLRTPLRGIASLAGFLQQDCAEQLDDNGKQLLERITKCCSQMQKLIDDLLSLSRITRIHNPFEPTDISDLMQSVLAHLEHDIRVHQAEIIIQSNLPILTADRIKLKEALINLIGNAIKFSHKTAKPHPIIEIGFVETNDNYEFFVTDNGIGIDPKHHERIFEIFKRLYSDREYEGTGAGLCIVKRVIEAHGG; this comes from the coding sequence ATGGTGCGTCTACTTAAGTTATCTATTCGGCAGAAGTTAGTCATTACACTCTTGGCGATCTCACTCCTACCCTTGTTGGTGATTGGAGTATGGGGCTACAAGAAAGCCCGAGCCTCGATCGAGCAGTCTACTTACCAAAACTTAAGTGCCTTTAGCCACTTTAAGGCAGAGGCTGTAATGCTTCTAATTGATACGTTAAAAACAAGGGCTACGGACTTTGCGTCTGACGGGTTTGTGCGAGATCATTTGAGATCGATTACTGAGTCATTGGTAAATCCAATTCAAATTGACTCAAGTCGTCTATTGCTAAGCGCGCATCTTGCAAAGAACAGCCTTGCCCTGGCTAAGAACCTTATAGCCATTGATGTAATTGACCATCAAGGCGTAGTGATAAGCTCAACAATTCCAATTAGATCAGGGCTGCCCTTGGCCCCCGACATTCCATATCGCCACGTCAATAACGAAGCATACGTGGCCGAAATGCGTTCGCTCGGCGTCGACGAGGAGGGATTCTCGTCCCGACAGAGTTCTACCTTAGTCATTGCCGTTCCCATATACTCTCGCGAGCAGCCTATTAAAAACCTTGGAGTGATGGCGCTCTACTACGACAGCAGAATACTTGACGCTGTTTTAGGATCTGGCAGCTCGCACAGCAATAGACCTAACCGCATCAGCGCGACAGGCATGACATATGTAGTAAATCGCGATGGGGAACTAGTTACTGGCAGAACACTTTCGTCGGAAGATCGTGCGCTAGACAAGCTTGCAATGCCACCAGTAAAGGAATTCATCGAACGCAACCGAGAGACTAGTGGAACATGGATGAATGCTCGCCAGGTCTTAGTTGTTGGCGCATCGGCGATAATTGAGCTAAACAACGCAAAATGGGTTCTCATCACACAACAGGACCACAGTGAGGCGTTGCGACCAATCGAGCAACTAAGGCTACTTACATTGTTTGTCAGTTTAGCAACTATCCTTATATCGACCGCACTAGCATTATTGGCTGCAAAAAACATCTCAAATCCCGTGGTTGGCCTCACCCGTGCGGCAGATCGCGTTGCCGCCGGCGACCTAAGTACAACGGTAGACATAAAGGGAGACGACGAAATTGCCCATCTAGGTGAAGTGTTTAATAAGATGACAGCTAGCTTAAAGCAAAGCCAGGAATACCTAAAGGAAAACGCCAGACGCCTGCACCTGCAGTCTAGTGCGCTTGGAGCAGCAGCCAACTTGATAGTTATTACTAATTCAAAGGGAGAAATCCAGTGGGTAAACCGAGCATTTGTCGATACCACTGGGTACTCCAACGAGGAGGCCAAAGGGCAGACAATGCGGCTCATCAAATCTGGAGCCCACGACCAGGCTTTTTATGAGCGACTCTGGACCACCATCGCGTCGGGGGAAACTTGGCATTCCGAAGTAATAAACCGCAGGAAGGACGGCAGTCTCTACTACGCAGACGCAACTATTACTCCGGTAAGGGATGAACAGGGGAGAATAATGTCATATGTCGCCATTAGCCAGGACATTACTACTAGGAAATTTAACGAAGTGCAGCTCAATGAGCAAAAAGAACTCTTAGTAAAGGTAAATGCAGAACTAGACCAATTCGTATATACAGCAAGTCACGATTTGCGCACTCCTCTAAGGGGGATTGCGTCATTGGCGGGCTTTCTACAGCAAGATTGCGCTGAACAACTTGACGACAATGGCAAACAGTTGCTCGAACGAATAACTAAATGTTGCAGTCAGATGCAAAAGTTAATCGACGACCTCCTTAGCCTGTCGCGAATTACCCGTATACACAACCCATTCGAACCAACTGATATTAGCGACTTAATGCAGTCCGTACTTGCGCATTTAGAGCACGACATCCGGGTACATCAGGCAGAAATCATCATTCAATCGAATCTTCCAATTCTAACCGCAGATAGGATTAAACTTAAGGAGGCATTAATAAACCTAATTGGCAACGCCATAAAATTCTCTCATAAGACTGCAAAACCCCACCCCATAATAGAAATTGGCTTTGTAGAGACCAACGACAATTACGAATTTTTTGTCACTGATAATGGAATTGGCATTGATCCTAAGCACCATGAGAGAATCTTTGAAATCTTTAAGCGACTTTATAGCGATCGAGAATATGAAGGGACTGGTGCTGGCCTATGTATAGTGAAACGCGTCATAGAAGCTCACGGCGGCAG